In Blastopirellula sp. J2-11, a single genomic region encodes these proteins:
- a CDS encoding PSD1 and planctomycete cytochrome C domain-containing protein, giving the protein MNKPCVPLVYLRVLIAFGALSIFVGALDAAEKSEAIDFAHQIVPILRKNCSTCHAAGKAEGGFSINDRTSFLDDGMAIPGDIDGSYFLELIVSDDPEMQMPPKDRPRVSPEEIALLRQWVAADMPWEAGFTFGDKFYEPPLLPRRPELPPVVAGRDNPIDRIIDAYLTSNQIPQPEPLADAAFLRRISLDLIGLPPTIEELQAFLADNSADKRTRAIDALLARDIDYADHWLSFWNDLLRNDYDGTGFITGGRTQITGWLYDSLRENKPFDQFTRELIAPPTAASRGFIDGIQWRGEVSAGQTTAIQFSQNVSQSLLGINMKCASCHNSFVDHWKLSNAYGLAAIYADQPLELHRCDKPTGEMAKAAWLFPELGEIDAAADQPERLRQLAKLMTAPENGRFSRTIVNRLWQRLMGRGVVHPLDSMQSRPWNEDLLDYLAVSLVDQNYDLKQVLRLIATSHAYQSQTEVITDENGDGEYVYRGPQAKRMTAEQFVDTVWRLSNAAPITMDAKVSRMENDNPESAVVELQAHWIWGDSAAAGKIPPAGETIALMRQFQLNDSIESAVAAITCDNEFQLFVNRREVAAGDVWTEVKSVALTPYLKKGPNELVVIAKNAGAGANPAGLFFQAKIDLINGESTTIASDESWNWTPAPKKAEVMKQSLSAWAKQPQPVVIVPTLAVWTSNVEDTAKISLTGRTPMVRAALLKGDFLMRALGRPNRDQVVSTRPNELTTLEAISLANGPAFDDALSRGAKKLLSHDWENPQELVNHVFLSLLSRPATDQEQAIFAEAIAEKPDAQSVQDMLWTVLMLPEFMIIR; this is encoded by the coding sequence ATGAACAAGCCGTGCGTTCCACTTGTCTATCTGCGTGTGCTGATTGCGTTCGGCGCGCTCTCGATTTTCGTCGGCGCTCTGGATGCAGCGGAGAAGAGTGAAGCGATCGACTTTGCTCATCAGATTGTGCCGATTCTCCGCAAGAATTGCTCGACTTGCCATGCCGCCGGCAAGGCGGAAGGGGGATTTTCGATCAATGATCGGACGTCGTTTTTGGACGACGGCATGGCGATCCCTGGCGATATCGACGGATCTTACTTTCTGGAACTGATCGTGTCAGACGATCCAGAGATGCAAATGCCTCCGAAGGATCGCCCGCGCGTCTCCCCAGAAGAGATAGCCTTGCTGCGCCAGTGGGTAGCGGCCGACATGCCGTGGGAAGCAGGTTTTACTTTCGGCGACAAATTCTATGAACCGCCGCTGCTTCCTCGTCGTCCCGAACTTCCCCCGGTGGTCGCCGGACGTGATAACCCGATCGATCGAATTATCGACGCCTATCTGACCAGCAACCAGATTCCACAGCCAGAACCGCTGGCAGACGCAGCGTTCCTGCGACGGATTTCTCTCGACCTGATCGGGTTGCCGCCGACCATCGAAGAACTGCAAGCATTTCTTGCTGATAACTCGGCCGACAAACGAACCCGCGCGATCGACGCTTTGTTGGCTCGTGACATCGACTATGCCGATCATTGGCTGAGCTTTTGGAATGACTTGCTTCGCAATGACTACGACGGGACTGGATTCATCACCGGTGGTCGTACGCAGATTACCGGCTGGCTCTACGATTCGCTCCGTGAGAACAAACCGTTTGACCAGTTCACGCGCGAGTTGATCGCGCCTCCCACGGCGGCAAGTCGCGGCTTTATTGACGGCATCCAATGGCGCGGCGAAGTCAGCGCCGGACAAACGACAGCGATCCAATTTTCGCAAAACGTGTCGCAGTCGTTGTTGGGCATTAATATGAAGTGTGCATCGTGTCACAACAGTTTTGTTGATCACTGGAAACTGTCGAATGCGTATGGACTAGCGGCGATCTATGCGGATCAACCGCTAGAACTTCACCGCTGCGACAAACCGACCGGAGAGATGGCGAAGGCCGCCTGGTTGTTTCCTGAACTGGGCGAAATTGACGCCGCCGCCGATCAGCCGGAGCGATTGCGTCAACTCGCAAAGCTAATGACGGCCCCCGAAAATGGACGATTCTCGCGAACGATCGTCAATCGACTCTGGCAACGACTGATGGGACGCGGCGTCGTGCATCCGCTCGATTCGATGCAGTCGCGTCCATGGAACGAAGATTTGCTCGACTATCTGGCGGTCTCTCTGGTTGATCAAAATTATGATTTGAAACAAGTGCTGCGGTTGATTGCGACCAGTCACGCCTATCAGTCGCAGACCGAAGTCATCACGGACGAGAACGGCGACGGCGAGTACGTCTATCGCGGTCCGCAGGCCAAACGAATGACCGCGGAGCAATTTGTCGACACCGTCTGGCGCTTGTCCAACGCCGCGCCGATCACGATGGACGCGAAAGTCAGCCGGATGGAAAACGACAATCCGGAGTCGGCCGTTGTGGAACTCCAGGCGCACTGGATCTGGGGAGATTCCGCCGCTGCAGGAAAGATCCCCCCAGCAGGCGAAACGATCGCTTTGATGCGTCAGTTTCAGCTGAACGATTCCATTGAATCGGCGGTTGCTGCGATCACTTGCGACAACGAGTTTCAATTGTTCGTCAACCGACGCGAAGTCGCCGCAGGCGATGTTTGGACCGAGGTCAAATCGGTTGCATTGACTCCCTATCTGAAAAAGGGGCCAAACGAATTGGTGGTGATCGCGAAAAACGCCGGCGCTGGAGCCAATCCGGCAGGTCTCTTCTTTCAAGCGAAGATCGATCTGATCAACGGCGAGTCGACGACCATCGCTTCCGACGAGTCGTGGAATTGGACGCCGGCTCCCAAAAAAGCAGAGGTCATGAAGCAGTCGCTGTCCGCCTGGGCTAAGCAGCCGCAACCAGTTGTGATCGTGCCGACGCTAGCGGTTTGGACATCCAACGTAGAAGACACAGCGAAAATTTCGCTGACCGGCCGCACTCCCATGGTGCGAGCCGCGCTGCTAAAAGGAGACTTCTTAATGCGGGCGCTAGGAAGACCGAATCGGGACCAGGTTGTCTCGACCCGTCCGAATGAATTAACGACGTTAGAAGCGATCAGTCTGGCCAATGGGCCAGCATTCGATGACGCTTTGTCGCGTGGAGCGAAAAAACTGCTCAGCCACGATTGGGAAAATCCCCAAGAGCTGGTCAATCACGTCTTCCTTTCGCTGTTGTCGCGACCAGCGACGGATCAGGAGCAAGCGATCTTCGCCGAGGCTATCGCCGAGAAGCCGGACGCTCAGAGCGTACAGGACATGCTTTGGACGGTGCTAATGCTTCCCGAATTTATGATCATCCGTTAA
- a CDS encoding AlkA N-terminal domain-containing protein encodes MELNRQACYRALLARDDRHDGRFFTCVKTTRIYCRPVCPARPPKLENCEFVPSAAAAQEAGFRPCLRCHPERSPSLGGSGSTSSIVSRALRWIDDGALDDENVASVAERLGIGERQLRRLFQQHLGASPIAVAQTRRVLLALQLIQQTDLSMVEVALASGFQSVRRFNETFQKLYDRPPVQLRRLRRQSAAPTSQLSLLLPYRKPYDWPSILNFFAVRAIPGLEHVTEHAYSRTIEIDGAVGALQVRDSPEHSSLLAVIQFPLLKSLPQIISRVRRMFDLNADIGAISGALAQDRVLAPLVQARPGLRIPGAWDGFEIAVRAILGQQITVQAARKLASKLVAQLGSPLDDAALPLELTHRFPAAERFQQDEVEKLGMPRARAAAIAHLAAKYHADPRFFESIGELENAAEELCALPGIGKWTAQYIAMRVLRESDAFLAADVALQRVMAIDGVRPTAKQLLSHAENWRPWRAYAVMHLWTSDSTNAKAKKEKEISHAVLN; translated from the coding sequence ATGGAACTCAACCGCCAAGCTTGTTACCGAGCCTTGCTCGCACGCGACGATCGCCATGATGGGCGTTTTTTCACGTGCGTGAAAACAACTCGCATCTATTGTCGCCCCGTTTGTCCGGCACGTCCCCCCAAATTAGAGAACTGTGAATTTGTTCCCTCGGCGGCGGCGGCTCAAGAAGCAGGGTTTCGCCCTTGTCTTCGCTGTCACCCAGAGAGATCACCCAGCTTAGGGGGCAGCGGCAGCACCTCGTCGATCGTATCGCGCGCACTGCGTTGGATTGATGACGGCGCTTTGGACGATGAAAATGTCGCTTCTGTGGCGGAACGTTTGGGGATCGGCGAGCGCCAACTGCGCCGCCTGTTTCAGCAACACCTTGGCGCATCACCGATCGCGGTCGCACAGACGCGCCGCGTTTTGCTCGCACTGCAACTAATCCAACAAACCGATCTGTCGATGGTCGAAGTAGCGCTGGCCAGCGGGTTTCAAAGCGTGCGTCGATTTAACGAGACATTTCAAAAACTGTATGATCGCCCGCCGGTGCAGTTGCGCCGCTTGCGTCGTCAATCGGCGGCGCCAACCTCACAACTGTCGCTGCTTCTTCCCTATCGCAAACCGTATGATTGGCCCAGTATTCTGAATTTCTTCGCGGTCCGCGCAATTCCGGGTCTGGAGCATGTTACGGAACATGCTTACTCACGCACCATTGAAATCGACGGAGCCGTCGGCGCATTGCAAGTTCGCGATTCGCCCGAGCATTCGTCGTTGTTGGCGGTAATTCAATTTCCCCTGCTAAAAAGCTTGCCGCAAATCATCTCACGGGTACGTCGGATGTTTGATCTGAACGCCGATATCGGCGCCATCTCGGGGGCGCTCGCCCAAGATCGGGTACTCGCGCCGTTGGTTCAAGCGAGACCAGGATTGCGCATTCCTGGCGCATGGGACGGTTTCGAGATCGCCGTCCGCGCTATCCTGGGACAGCAGATCACGGTGCAAGCCGCCCGCAAATTGGCTAGCAAGTTGGTCGCTCAACTCGGATCTCCGCTGGATGACGCTGCATTGCCGCTGGAATTAACGCACCGATTTCCTGCGGCTGAACGCTTTCAGCAGGACGAAGTAGAAAAGTTGGGAATGCCGCGTGCCCGAGCGGCGGCAATCGCACATTTGGCCGCAAAGTATCACGCTGATCCCCGTTTTTTTGAGTCTATCGGCGAGTTGGAGAACGCTGCCGAAGAACTGTGTGCGTTGCCCGGCATCGGCAAATGGACCGCCCAGTACATCGCGATGCGAGTGCTGCGTGAAAGCGACGCGTTTCTAGCCGCGGATGTCGCGCTGCAACGCGTCATGGCGATTGATGGGGTGCGCCCAACCGCCAAACAGTTACTATCACATGCCGAAAATTGGCGCCCCTGGCGCGCTTATGCCGTGATGCATCTTTGGACCAGCGATTCGACGAATGCAAAAGCCAAGAAGGAAAAGGAAATCTCGCATGCCGTTCTCAATTAG
- a CDS encoding dihydrodipicolinate synthase family protein: MIQPSYGHLRGLIAATFTPFHADGKIDDASVAPMVDYLIDQQIHGLYVLGSTGEGISLSNPERQTVAEAFVTAASGRIPVIVQVGNESLVAAKELARHAQQIGADAVSAVSPVYFKPDSIETLVDSMAQIAAGAPDLPFYYYHIPTTTGLTFSPLDFLQRAIETIPNLRGIKFTSAAVQEYQSCIEYAGDDYEVLWGLDEMLLSGLAAGGNAAVGSTYNFAPAVYHNILKAFDDRNLEEARMWQSRSQQLVRTFIPFGPRAAQKAIMAMIGQDCGPSRLPIRSLTSEAYAQLRHELEEIGFFQWSGLPTLPPEESIAADSASV; encoded by the coding sequence GTGATTCAGCCTTCCTATGGTCATCTACGCGGCCTTATCGCTGCTACATTTACCCCGTTTCATGCCGACGGCAAAATTGACGACGCCAGTGTAGCGCCGATGGTTGACTATCTGATCGACCAGCAAATTCACGGGCTCTACGTTCTGGGTAGCACCGGTGAAGGAATTTCGCTGTCCAATCCTGAGCGGCAGACCGTCGCCGAAGCGTTCGTTACGGCGGCAAGCGGTCGGATCCCGGTGATCGTTCAGGTTGGTAACGAGAGCCTAGTCGCTGCAAAAGAACTTGCACGGCACGCCCAACAAATTGGGGCCGACGCCGTCTCGGCAGTCAGTCCGGTTTACTTTAAGCCCGATTCGATAGAAACATTGGTCGATTCAATGGCGCAAATCGCAGCTGGCGCTCCTGATTTGCCGTTCTATTACTATCACATTCCGACAACGACCGGACTTACATTCTCACCACTGGATTTTCTGCAACGCGCGATCGAAACCATTCCCAATCTACGCGGGATCAAGTTTACGTCGGCGGCCGTCCAGGAGTATCAGTCCTGCATCGAATATGCCGGCGATGACTACGAAGTTCTGTGGGGTCTCGATGAGATGTTGCTGTCTGGCCTGGCCGCTGGAGGAAATGCCGCAGTCGGCAGCACCTACAATTTTGCGCCGGCCGTGTATCACAACATCTTAAAAGCGTTCGATGACCGCAATCTAGAAGAAGCTCGGATGTGGCAATCGCGCTCGCAACAGTTGGTGCGGACATTCATTCCATTTGGTCCTCGCGCCGCGCAAAAAGCGATCATGGCGATGATCGGACAAGACTGCGGCCCGAGCCGCTTGCCGATTCGCTCACTCACCTCCGAAGCGTACGCCCAGCTACGTCACGAGTTGGAAGAAATCGGCTTCTTCCAATGGTCAGGCTTACCGACGCTTCCGCCGGAAGAGTCAATCGCCGCCGATTCCGCTTCGGTGTAG
- a CDS encoding DUF1501 domain-containing protein, with product MSEMNNDSTRQDRATIRRDFLQQLSAASAAAWMSGVPQLVSASEEAAIQQPKPKADACILLWLAGGMAAPETFDPKKYAPFEKGISVDSMLSTFPAIDTNVDGLKICKGLENIAQVMDRATLIRSAVQPDLGSILHSRHQYHWHTGYVPPQTVACPHIGAWMAKVLGPNNPVMPPFINIGQRLEGVGEKEELKAFTTAGFFGSEFGPMNLPFPEEAAAAVRPPQGMNAERFANRDRLFRKLVDQTPQRDYMSDYQQESMLRSLDNAYRLLSSKDRNAFDLSLEPQKVREQYDTGRFGRGCLLARRLVESGARFVEVTTEYVPFLHWDTHANGHETVARMQQEIDRPIAQLVLDLEQRGLLDRTLVVVASEFSRDAIMEGKPGSNANDQTTFKVDNVTEMKHYGLHRHFTGGTSVVMFGGGVKRGFVYGETADERPLIATKNPVSVMDLHATIMTAMGISPRTGFHVEGRPFYVTQDGKGKPVTDLFT from the coding sequence ATGTCTGAGATGAACAACGATTCCACGCGTCAAGATCGCGCAACCATCCGCCGCGATTTTCTCCAACAGCTTTCAGCGGCAAGCGCTGCGGCTTGGATGAGCGGCGTACCGCAGTTGGTCTCCGCTTCAGAAGAGGCCGCGATCCAACAACCAAAACCTAAGGCGGATGCCTGCATCTTGCTTTGGCTGGCCGGCGGGATGGCGGCGCCCGAAACGTTTGATCCGAAGAAGTACGCGCCGTTCGAAAAAGGAATCTCGGTCGACAGCATGCTTAGCACATTTCCGGCGATCGACACCAACGTGGATGGGCTAAAGATCTGCAAAGGACTCGAGAATATTGCGCAGGTGATGGACCGGGCCACGTTGATTCGCTCAGCCGTACAACCTGACTTGGGCAGCATTTTACACTCGCGGCATCAGTATCATTGGCATACCGGATATGTCCCGCCGCAAACGGTCGCTTGTCCCCATATTGGCGCTTGGATGGCGAAGGTTTTGGGCCCCAACAATCCGGTGATGCCCCCGTTCATTAACATTGGCCAGCGGCTGGAAGGAGTCGGCGAAAAGGAAGAGCTGAAAGCGTTCACCACCGCCGGGTTCTTTGGCAGCGAATTCGGCCCGATGAATTTGCCGTTCCCAGAAGAAGCGGCCGCTGCGGTGCGTCCGCCGCAGGGAATGAACGCCGAGCGTTTCGCCAATCGCGATCGCCTGTTTCGCAAACTCGTCGATCAAACGCCGCAACGCGACTATATGAGCGACTACCAACAAGAGTCGATGCTTCGATCGCTCGATAACGCCTATCGCTTGCTCAGCTCCAAAGATCGCAATGCGTTTGATCTCTCGTTGGAGCCGCAAAAAGTACGCGAGCAGTATGATACCGGCCGCTTCGGACGCGGATGTTTGCTGGCCCGACGACTGGTCGAGTCTGGCGCCCGATTTGTGGAGGTGACTACCGAGTATGTACCGTTTTTGCATTGGGATACGCATGCCAACGGACACGAGACGGTCGCGCGCATGCAGCAAGAGATCGATCGTCCAATCGCTCAATTAGTGCTTGATCTGGAGCAGCGCGGATTGCTCGATCGGACGCTAGTGGTTGTCGCTTCCGAGTTTAGCCGGGACGCGATCATGGAAGGAAAACCAGGGTCGAACGCCAACGATCAGACGACTTTCAAAGTCGACAACGTAACCGAAATGAAGCACTATGGGCTCCACCGCCATTTTACCGGCGGCACGAGCGTGGTGATGTTTGGCGGCGGCGTGAAGCGTGGTTTTGTCTATGGTGAAACCGCCGACGAACGTCCTCTGATCGCGACCAAGAACCCGGTGAGCGTGATGGACTTGCATGCGACCATCATGACCGCGATGGGGATCAGCCCGCGCACCGGATTTCATGTCGAAGGACGCCCTTTCTATGTCACGCAAGATGGCAAAGGGAAACCGGTGACGGACCTTTTCACCTAG
- a CDS encoding methylated-DNA--[protein]-cysteine S-methyltransferase produces MPFSISHQDSPLGSLRIVTDEQENLRALDFHDYESRLHTLLTRHYGAYELKEASTPAKIRNALTHYFAGDLLAIEDLSICTGGTPFQCAIWQALRSIPASVTMSYGELARQVGKPNASRAVGLANGANPIAIVVPCHRIIGASGALTGYGGGLPRKRWLLDHEQKHAAICTT; encoded by the coding sequence ATGCCGTTCTCAATTAGTCATCAAGATTCGCCGCTCGGATCGCTGCGAATCGTTACTGATGAGCAAGAAAATCTGCGTGCCCTCGATTTTCATGACTACGAATCACGCCTGCATACGCTGCTGACACGCCACTATGGCGCGTACGAATTGAAGGAAGCGTCAACTCCCGCGAAAATCAGGAATGCATTGACCCATTACTTTGCCGGCGACTTGTTGGCGATAGAAGATCTATCGATCTGCACCGGAGGCACGCCGTTTCAATGCGCCATTTGGCAGGCGCTTCGATCGATTCCCGCTAGCGTGACAATGAGCTACGGCGAACTTGCTCGTCAAGTTGGCAAACCTAACGCATCACGAGCTGTCGGCCTGGCCAATGGGGCGAATCCAATCGCGATTGTCGTTCCATGCCATCGCATTATCGGCGCCTCCGGAGCATTAACCGGATACGGCGGCGGATTACCGCGCAAACGTTGGCTGCTGGATCATGAGCAAAAACATGCGGCGATTTGCACCACCTAG
- a CDS encoding condensation domain-containing protein: MSQVADVPQTEFNTSLNKLFPLPLSPVEKFMFADGRPQYPMMCDAEARFQGTIERAPFEEAFEFALSRAPIFRSVIEHDKKRGDLWRLTDLRPEVDWGEYGDAHETCYDDLIDLRQNVGLRIYVRSGSERSSIMFHFHHACADGVGAFAFIEDFLAGYNNATPGAKPVTPRKLEPERLLDRCNSALENPTWTQGLRDVASGVASAFRFFAERPLPLTSGLPSIATDAQRQQNGFVTQSLSHETTVALRRFSSESKVTLNDLLLRDLFMTLHEQIEAQGFPIRRRQLRVLMPQNLRGRGDNAMPTTNDVGFAFLTRRGELCKMPDELRKSLAWETGVIRSDRLSRYFIGGLAGIQSVGAQPWIVNGKFCFATAVLTNFGNSWRRFATKLPMANGGLVAGNVVYDCLIGVPPVRPRTAGAFSVTTTADKLFLTLKQDPFFFTREESEHLLALFAQKVTQTAELAR; this comes from the coding sequence ATGTCGCAAGTCGCTGACGTTCCGCAAACGGAATTCAACACATCGTTGAACAAACTCTTCCCTCTGCCTCTCTCACCGGTAGAGAAGTTCATGTTCGCCGATGGTCGGCCGCAATACCCCATGATGTGCGACGCCGAGGCGCGCTTCCAAGGGACCATTGAGCGCGCCCCCTTTGAAGAAGCGTTTGAGTTCGCTCTGAGCCGCGCCCCGATCTTTCGCAGCGTCATTGAACACGACAAAAAGCGGGGCGATCTCTGGCGTCTGACCGATCTTCGTCCTGAAGTCGATTGGGGCGAATATGGCGACGCGCATGAAACTTGTTACGACGACCTGATTGACCTTCGCCAGAATGTAGGACTTCGCATCTACGTTCGCAGCGGCAGTGAACGATCGTCGATCATGTTTCACTTTCATCATGCTTGCGCCGATGGAGTTGGCGCGTTTGCTTTTATCGAAGATTTTTTGGCTGGCTACAACAACGCGACGCCTGGGGCCAAGCCGGTAACGCCGCGCAAACTGGAACCGGAACGCTTATTGGATCGATGCAATTCGGCTCTTGAGAATCCAACTTGGACGCAAGGACTGCGAGATGTAGCGAGCGGCGTCGCCAGCGCATTTCGATTTTTTGCGGAACGACCGCTGCCGCTCACAAGCGGATTACCATCGATTGCGACGGATGCGCAACGCCAACAAAACGGATTTGTCACGCAATCGTTGTCGCACGAGACGACGGTCGCGCTGCGACGATTCTCGTCAGAGTCGAAAGTAACCCTGAACGATCTGCTCTTGCGTGATCTATTCATGACGCTGCATGAGCAAATCGAGGCGCAGGGTTTTCCCATCCGCCGTCGACAGCTGCGCGTCTTGATGCCGCAAAATTTGCGTGGCCGCGGCGATAACGCAATGCCGACGACCAACGATGTGGGGTTCGCCTTTTTGACGCGTCGCGGCGAACTGTGCAAAATGCCCGACGAGCTGCGAAAGTCGTTGGCCTGGGAGACCGGCGTGATTCGCTCGGATCGCTTGTCGCGGTATTTTATTGGTGGACTGGCTGGAATCCAATCAGTCGGAGCGCAACCCTGGATCGTGAACGGCAAGTTTTGTTTCGCGACCGCCGTGTTGACCAACTTCGGCAATTCTTGGCGCCGTTTCGCCACCAAGCTGCCGATGGCCAACGGTGGATTGGTCGCTGGCAACGTTGTCTACGATTGCTTGATCGGCGTGCCTCCGGTGCGTCCCCGCACTGCCGGCGCTTTTAGCGTGACGACGACTGCGGACAAACTATTTTTGACGCTCAAGCAAGATCCGTTCTTTTTCACACGGGAAGAATCGGAGCATCTACTGGCGCTGTTCGCTCAAAAAGTAACGCAGACGGCCGAATTGGCCCGGTAA
- a CDS encoding sialidase family protein has product MKRSLEILLFVLLTIVTSSGILSAGELHESVVYQSGAGGYHTYRIPSVIVAQDRTVLAFIEARKNNGADTGDIDLMLRRSKDNGATWSDAEVIWDDEENVCGNPCPVVDQSTGKIWLLLTWNSGKTPEGKIQPGWGQDSRRVFVASSDDHGQTWTKPAEITTDVKNKEWTWYATGPGAGIQMQHGPHAGRLVIPCDHKWPTGGQVKFGSHVIYSDDHGKTWKRGGSAPGYKVNECEVVELANGNLLLNMRNYDRKQTTRQVCVSKDGGETWTDQKFDPALIEPICQASIRRYRWPSADKSGVVLFSNPSNAKGRTKMTVRASFDDCETWPVERRLFDGSSAYSSLTVLPNGEIGCLYERENYKQVVFARFDLDWLTNSKIANQ; this is encoded by the coding sequence ATGAAACGTTCTCTCGAAATCCTACTTTTCGTGCTGTTAACCATCGTGACCAGCAGCGGAATTCTCTCTGCTGGCGAGTTGCACGAAAGCGTGGTCTACCAGTCTGGCGCTGGCGGCTATCATACCTATCGAATTCCATCGGTGATCGTCGCCCAAGATAGAACGGTGTTGGCCTTTATCGAAGCTCGCAAGAACAATGGGGCAGATACCGGAGACATTGACCTGATGCTCCGTCGCTCGAAAGATAATGGCGCGACCTGGAGCGACGCCGAAGTAATCTGGGATGACGAAGAGAACGTCTGCGGCAATCCTTGTCCGGTGGTCGATCAGTCGACCGGTAAGATTTGGTTGCTGCTGACGTGGAACTCTGGCAAAACGCCTGAAGGGAAGATTCAACCTGGTTGGGGCCAAGACTCGCGCCGCGTCTTCGTCGCTTCGTCAGATGACCATGGTCAAACTTGGACCAAGCCTGCCGAAATCACCACCGACGTGAAAAACAAAGAGTGGACCTGGTATGCGACCGGTCCCGGCGCCGGAATTCAAATGCAACATGGCCCGCACGCAGGTCGACTGGTAATTCCATGCGATCACAAGTGGCCCACCGGCGGCCAGGTAAAATTTGGATCGCACGTGATTTACTCCGACGATCATGGTAAAACCTGGAAACGGGGTGGATCAGCGCCAGGCTATAAGGTCAACGAATGCGAAGTGGTTGAACTAGCGAACGGCAATCTGTTGTTGAACATGCGAAACTACGATCGCAAGCAGACAACGCGTCAGGTATGCGTCAGTAAAGATGGCGGCGAAACCTGGACCGATCAAAAGTTCGACCCGGCGCTAATCGAACCGATTTGCCAGGCGAGCATACGCCGCTATCGTTGGCCGAGCGCCGACAAGTCGGGAGTGGTGCTCTTCTCCAATCCAAGCAACGCCAAAGGTCGGACAAAAATGACGGTTCGCGCTAGTTTCGATGACTGCGAAACCTGGCCAGTCGAGCGACGGTTATTTGACGGCAGCAGCGCCTATTCTTCGCTGACCGTACTTCCCAACGGAGAGATCGGTTGTTTGTATGAGCGAGAAAATTACAAGCAGGTCGTGTTTGCTCGTTTCGATTTGGATTGGCTGACCAACAGCAAGATCGCCAATCAGTAA
- a CDS encoding XylR family transcriptional regulator: MPTPTAGDWSRPRTTATHVLLALGWYYSEIHRGVARFARDHHWHVTFDFDDLVPRDWQGDGVITLLGAQQEIWRSLRRFDVPMVDLSESRTEIPLARVTMDNVAIGKMAALHFLERGFRHFAFVHRWELGVSQRRRDAFAAELAQYDRRCEILSWQMQRGRRSDTRQQRHRWLVQCLAELPKPLAVFAPRDIEAVEIIEAAMAIGALVPDEISVLGVDNTETICDCLQTPLSSIDNNLEQVGYEGAALLSRLMAGEKGPSETIYIAPSRVVERRSTDSMAVPHPQVAAALRFMQENAHLPINMVDVFRAVAMSRSGLEKAFRENYIRPPMEELRHIRLLHAKKMLLQTHEKIVNIAKATGFETSQNLCRVFRQSVGMTPKQFRTQGTVT, encoded by the coding sequence ATGCCCACTCCAACTGCCGGTGATTGGAGTCGTCCTCGAACAACAGCGACCCACGTCTTGCTGGCGCTCGGCTGGTACTATTCCGAGATCCATCGGGGCGTAGCGCGGTTTGCCCGCGATCACCATTGGCATGTCACGTTCGATTTTGACGATCTCGTTCCGCGCGATTGGCAAGGAGACGGGGTCATCACGCTGCTAGGCGCCCAGCAAGAAATCTGGCGATCGCTACGGCGGTTTGACGTACCAATGGTCGATCTATCCGAAAGTCGGACCGAAATTCCCCTGGCTCGCGTCACGATGGACAATGTCGCGATCGGCAAAATGGCGGCGCTCCATTTTCTTGAACGCGGGTTTCGCCATTTCGCATTTGTGCATCGTTGGGAACTGGGAGTCAGTCAACGCCGGCGCGATGCTTTTGCGGCCGAACTGGCGCAATACGATCGCCGTTGCGAGATCTTGTCTTGGCAAATGCAACGTGGCCGCCGATCTGATACGCGACAACAACGGCATCGTTGGCTCGTGCAATGTCTGGCTGAGCTACCCAAGCCGCTAGCGGTTTTCGCGCCACGGGATATCGAAGCGGTGGAGATCATCGAAGCGGCGATGGCGATCGGCGCGCTGGTGCCAGACGAGATTTCGGTCCTCGGCGTGGACAATACCGAGACAATTTGCGACTGCCTGCAAACGCCGTTGTCGAGCATTGACAACAATCTAGAGCAAGTCGGCTACGAAGGCGCCGCCCTGCTCTCTCGTCTGATGGCCGGAGAAAAGGGACCGAGCGAGACGATTTATATCGCACCTAGCCGCGTCGTCGAACGTCGCAGCACCGATAGCATGGCGGTCCCACATCCGCAGGTCGCCGCCGCGCTCCGTTTTATGCAAGAAAACGCCCATCTGCCGATCAACATGGTCGACGTTTTTCGAGCGGTCGCGATGAGCCGTAGCGGTCTAGAGAAAGCGTTTCGTGAGAACTACATTCGCCCACCGATGGAAGAACTCCGCCACATCCGACTGCTGCACGCCAAAAAGATGCTGCTGCAAACGCACGAGAAGATCGTCAACATTGCGAAGGCGACCGGTTTTGAAACGTCGCAAAACCTTTGCCGTGTCTTTCGCCAAAGCGTCGGGATGACGCCGAAGCAGTTTCGTACGCAAGGAACGGTGACTTAA